The DNA region ttggatcttctctttggctagagaggatcctagtagggccatgaccaatcacataatttaaatgtatatattttatttttgcttatgtgtatgtgatgcatgtttgtgtagaatagaatatgcatgagtgtatgtgatgcacatgtgatgtgggaaccacatcttgatgtgcacaatacacatttaggatttaaattagatttaatttacgcctaaatatgatgcacatcgtcgattagattagatctaaatcgaaatcaactcgtaaacgcctaccgggccatgatacccatcactacctcgatcatatgcgattgtcgtatctgccaaagcagagcaacgcatttaatcttggtaggatgcggagggacaaccttggtcccgcctatcacgctcgggttagattgagctcaattagattgagtagctagcaaagctcaattggatcgagtgaagctataggcgtattccaatagttggaaaggtaggacaagatcacgtttataaataatcttgggcgatttagccaaagctaactcaagattatttgtaaaagttaaatcttgatcctataaacaagagttgcatggagatgtaattggtaattagctacctaccgatcatactaggtcttgggcgattcagccaaagctgactcaagatgtagtatgatgtggatcttgtcccacaaaattcagtgggagcatcatttaattaaaggcctaattagatgatagaatatgatattgattctctgcatgtttaatatgttgtagattgccatgtcaccaaacgcgaacactctctccctacgatctgtccttgagaaggacaagctcacaggagctaacttcctggactggtacaggaacctgaggatagtcctcatgcaggaacgtaagctgtacgttctggagcaagcagttcctgaagcaccaccagcctctgccgcccgtagcattaaggatgctcatcagaagcatcaagacgatgcgttagacgtgtcgtgcctaatgttatgctgcatgtcctctgagcttcagaagcaacacgagaacatgaatgcctttgatatgattggccatcttaagcaattatatcaagggcaagccaggcatgagaggtttgaagtgactcaggccctcttttcatgtaagatgaaagagggaacccctgtaggaactcacgtactcaagatgattgggtacgtcgagaacctagagaggttggggttcccattgggccaagagctggccactgacttgatcctgcaatcgttgccggcaagttaccgtcaattcgtcatgaactataacatgaacgaattagacaaaccactgcccgagatgctcaacatgttgagaactgctgagcccaatctcaccactaccaagaccagtaccgtcctgatggtacaaaagggcaagggtaagggcaagtggaagcccaagggtaagggtaagacccagaccaagggcaaagccagctcttcagcactcaaacccaagggcggggtgcaaaaggatgctacctgcttccactgtggtcagacagggcactggaagaggaactgcaagatctacctggaggatcttaagaagaaaagaagcgaggcttctacttcaggtataaatgttatagaagtcaacctttctatttctacatcatgggtattagatactggatgtgcatctcacatttgtactaatgtgcagatagcagggcattggcaaagggcgaggtggacctacgagtaggcaatggagcaagggttgctgctgttgctgtaggaacatattttctatctctgcccgccgggcttgtattggaactagataattgttgttatgtccctgcactaacaaagaatattatttcagtttcctgtttagataataaaggtttttcattcataataaaggacaaatgttgttctgtttatttgaaagatatgttctattgtagtgcacatctgatgaatggcctctatattctagatttagagagccctatctataacgtgagtaccaagaggttgagatcaaatgagttgaacccaacctatctctggcattgccgcctaggccacataaacgagagtcgcttgtcccagctccataaggatggtttgctggactcatttgattttgaatcatatgagacatgtgagtcatgccttctaggcaagatgactaagactccctttagtggacatagcgaaagagcgacagacttgctaggactcatacatagtgatgtatgtggccctttcaatatcgctcggggtggttataggtactttatcacatttactgacgatcaggagatatggttatgtgtacttgatgacacataagtccgaatcctttgaaaagttcaaggaattggaaagtacaaaaccagctcggcaaaagtattaagatacttgatcagatcgaggtggagaatacttaagccatgagtttagtgactatctagcgagtgtgggattctatcccaactcactcctctggaacaccacagtggaatggtgtatctgaaaggaggaatcgtaccttattagatatggtacgatctatgatgagtcacgcagatcttcctatatccttttggggatatgctctggacacGGCAgcgttcacacttaaccgtgttccatcaaaggcggtcatgaagacaccatatacgatatggactgggaggagtcccaagatgtctttcatgagggtttggggttgtgaggcttacgttagacgtcaagtctcagacaaactgggacccaaatctgataagtgttattttataggatatcccaaggaaactaagggatattacttctacattcctagtcagcacaaagtgtttgttgctaagactgaggtctttctagaaagggactttgtttctagaaaggctagtggaagttcgtttgatcttgaagaagttcaagacaacgaccaaaacactgagccattgatggatactgaacaggaaccacaaagagttgtggatgatgagattgttgcacaagaagttgtggaacaacaactgctcatgtagacctacctcttcgcagtccGATAGGGTGTCGTCAgcccgagagatactcatttctcttgctgaccggatgacgttatgctcattgagaatgagcctaccacctatcaagctgtgatgagcccagatttcgagtcatggctagaagccatgagatcgaaatggattccatgtacaccaaccaagtttggaccttggttgatccactgaagggtcaaacccattgggtgtaagtgggtctttaagagaaagactaacatggacggacttactcatacctataaaggtagactggtagctaaaggtttcaagcagattcatggtattgactatgatgaaaccttctctccagtagcgatgtttaagtccattcggattatgcttgctattgcagcctaccacgattatgagatctggcagatggatgtcaagacagcgtttctgaatggaaacctcctcgaggatgtgtacatgacacagcctgagggttttgtagatccacagcatactagcagagtatgcaagctgcatagggccATTTATGGTCTGAAGCAAgcctctcggagctggaatcttcgattcgatgatgcaatcaaacagtttggtttcatcaagaacgaagatgaaccctgtgtctacaagagggttagtgggagcacagttgtcttcctcgtattgtatgtggatgacatacttctcattgggaacgacatttcCTCGCTACAGTCTatgaagacttggctagggaattgtttctcaatgaaggacttaggtgaagcagcctgcattctaggcattaagatctatagagatagatctaagagattgcttggcctaagtcagaatacatacattgacacggtattacttcggtttgccatgcagaattccaagaagggaaatctgccgatgtcacatggtgtgagtctttcgaagactcaaagtccctcttctagagaggagagggacCGTATTGATAAGATCccctatgcctcggccataggatctatcatgtacgccatgttatgtactcgtcctgatgtctcgtatgctttgagataccagtcagatccaggtgagcatcactggattgcggtcaagaatatccttaagtacttgagaaggactaaggattatttcttgatatttggaggtgatgagcatctagttgtaaagggttacactgatgctagcttccaaactgaccaggatgattacagatcgcagtcagggttcgtgttctgCTTGAATGGTggagctgtgagctggaagagttcgaagcaggacacagttgcagaTTCTACAacggaggctgagtatattgctgcatcagaggcagcaaaggaggcagtttggatccgcaagttcatttctgagcttggggtggttcctagcatatctGATCCCGTAGAGCTCTActgcgacaacaatggagctattgcgcaggctaaggaacctcgctcacaccagcggacaaagcatatactacggcgcttccatctcattcgagagatcatcgatcgaggagatgtgaagatttgcagagtacccacagaggctaacgtcgcagatcccttgaccaaggctttggcacagactaagcatgatggtcacactaggtcattgggtattagatactacagcgattggcactagtgctagtgggagattgttagtgagagccctagagccaatcatgtgatggttactttttggactctttgtatcatattcttgtacatatatttctgatatataaataaaggcattgtgattattatacttgtgtgtatttgtgctatataaataagtataataatgtcctagggtagtaggttcatatctatatcaatcgattagttgaatcgatagtgagatgatatagagaacactacacttaattattcctagtcaagtattaacatagaaggacaatgttaatgcattgagactagcatgtaggtcaacatgatgacttgatctcacaagtcatggatatgagatatcaagttgacacatgggtatacattggagaatgtatactgaatgacccgccatgagaaagtatcatggatcgttatatgagtgtcatatactttctcaagtgactattagtatgactttagtccttagacctgaagtcaccatggttccctacataaggagttatgtactttggtttcgtcaaacgtcacccgtaactgggtggactataaagacgattactgggtatgtaacaaattatgcggagggatgtgagtgatgtagatgggatctatccctcctatattacaggagtgatatcatagtcttgatagagtgagatcactaagtgcatgaccatgcccaaataaggcaatatgtgatattgcgcttatttgattatagtgagtctacttggagttcaagacacttagattgattggaggatgacacggtctatgcctcatataagatcaatctagatatcaaggatagaaggacaatgtcacatattgtgagagtcacaattattagtcatattggtgatgttggatctcaacattcttgtaacttgggtagcaatgatgtgttgctagatacctctcatttcttatgtccctaattggatttagggacattgccaacgttgacaagaacctatagggtcacacacatagagcaatagatggagactagttcatatgatgaaccaagaggaaagatgaagtcaagtttgacttggctaaatatggaaagtctataaaaggcaagtttgacttgacctaaatccacaagtttgacttgactatgagttagactcaagtatgatccaaatgttggataaatcaattaagggagttaatttggtcatgtttgactttggccaaattaggaaggttgaaagtcaatattgacttgacttggatgccaccacatttgatgaggtggcatgggagaaccaatggggatgctacacatcaccatgccacctcatgcttgccacctcatgggaggttacccatgagtggccggccacattaagggggcaattaagagcattaattgcccacttaatgacatttatgtggccggccacatgatatggtggattgattgaattttttgattcttcttcttccttggtgctctcggcaacttctccctctcttcctcctcttcttggccgaaaaccacataggtgctagcacaccttgtttcggtcatcttctccacctaattgcttgtgtggacacatatagaggggctctactttgtgccctctagatccaacttcaaccttggttgagcgggataagcgaagggcatgcatcaaaggtagtttttctttaaactatagatctaggagtagatctaacatattcgggtattaagcatgatataaatacgtggaatttttcgaatcggatttttttctttgcacgagatccttggctagggtgtttcggggtttccgcgacgcgaaaagcggttttcgtggcccgaaaaattctaacagtAACATCAAACTCATTTGTTCTACAGTTTTCATTTGCATCAAAATTCAACCTATGACAACTCGTATATTCAACCACGACAACTCCATGATAATTACCttgatattgaaaaaaaaaaccaagaaatgcaaatttcaaaaattaaaaaattttggaaTGAGCTAAGGTATTGATGttatatcttttattttttaaaaaaaaacaacaaaactaTTATACCTTACATATATGATGCAATTATGACAATTATCACAGGTTTCAGTATAGTTAGAAAAGAAGATATATATTTCCAGCATGTTGAGAAATAGTAAGAAAGCCCAAGTTATATAAATTAGCACAAACTGAAAGATAATGATATTACAATTATCACAAGTTTAGCATTACTGAAGAGGGTATTGAAGTTTCAAACTATTAGAATTGCTACCAAAGCAAGTAAGAAACTATGCATGATCTGGTAttgtagtagtagtagtgtaaTCAAGAACAACAAAGCTCCAACACAGTCATAGAGAACAACAATGATATATTAATGAATATAGATGAAGGAAATGGATGTCgctgccaaccaaggatacaacCAGACAGCTGGCCAAGGACGCGGTCCTTGGCCGACCATGATGATCGTGCCTGAAGAAGGGGAGAGAGGGGGAGGAAGAAAGGTACCGAGTTTGACGGAGATGAAGTTGTCGGTGACCATCGACTTCAGGAGGGGATGGAGATGGCGTTGCCGGCGACCGTTGACAGTGGAAGCAGCAGGGTTCAGCTGGAGTTCGGGTTAGGGCACAGAGATGACTTTTGAGAGCAAAAGGGTTTAGCGAGTGGGTTTTGGCATAGAAACATGTGTTTTGAACGCCAAACACTGTTCACATCTTTGTCATTTTCTTTGTGGAATATGAGGCTAAACAGCTAAACGTAATTTCAGGACAGAGGATTCGACCTTcaccttttcctttttccttcacATGTCATTCTGAGCCCAAGCACTGGTATCAAAGATCTCTTCAGTGTCCATTTTCAACTTCAGATTGAAGTGTATGATAAGACCTGCATCATTTGTTGTTCAGAATTAAGATTACTGACAATGACGCTCTGCAAAGTTTATTGACAGTTGTCGGTGCaagaatctctctctctctctctctctctctctctctctctctctctctgtggtAATGCTAAAGGCAACGGATCGACTGCTTGCCTTCACAAATTAGTTAGACAACAGCCTTGTGTGAAGGAAAAGGTAGCCCTCTGTTTTGAAGTCAAGATGAGGACTTCATTTCACCATTCTCATATTTTATTTGCTTATCTTTTCCATCATATTTAAGAtattaaagaaaaaatttaagcATTTCAAACCCACCCTAAcagttaaaaaatatatatgaactACCATAAATAAAATATCCTCAAATTGCTTTCATCCAACACCTAATACTTTTATCATAATTGAAAAGCATGAACTAGGGTACCTATCAACtccaatatcatcatcatttgaaGTCAGTAGCCATAATTAAAATACCCAATTAACTTATGTATGTCCATCTCCATCCTCTTTTTTCAGTATTAACATGACGCATATCTCCTTTATTGAATGACACAAGTTGTTCCTATCATGAATCTATATAGATACGCATCTAATTTATTGTAGGCTCCCCAACTGTAACTGGATAGCTGGGCTGGATTGCATCGCTGCATCCTGTTGTTTGCATTGAATGTCAGAAAAACTTAATCATACTTTTTTAGATGTAAAATTGCAGAACTTAAATCGTATGTTAAATGGTAAACAAATAATATATAATAAGGAGAGTTttgaaacaaacaaaatccaAAGCATTCATTATTTGCCAATAACACTTGCAAAATAGTTATTGCTCCTGAGTTTATCATTTTTATAGACCATGCATGATTTATCCATGTTGACTTTGTTAATACTATATCAAATATGAATTTGTACAATGAATTTATGAACATAAGTAGGTTTGAACCTTTATGGAAACAAGCATTTATCAGTTTCGTGTTATCAGTCTTTATTAATACTTGATCATCTTTATTACATTCACAGTATAGCATGACCTGACTGGAGCACAATTTTAGCTCCTTGTTTTATCATGTACTTTCTACAAAGATGAAGCGAAATACAGTGCAAGAAACAGAATTTGTTGGAcaaatttcaatttctcatttccTGTGTTGGCAACAGTTTTAGCACATCAACCAGTCGGCATACAGGAATATTAAATGGTAAAGGAAAAACCAATTGGTCAGGACTTCATAAGCACAATGATGAAGTAGCAACTCAAGTTGTTTGAACCTTTTAACTTGCTTAGGAATTGTGTTCCTCGATAGGCATTGAATTCATTAGAAAATTTCAACACCAGATTAAAAATAGGATAAGATTACGTACAATAGATCTTTTCTCGGGACCCCGCATGACGAgagtttcgtgcaccggactACCCCTTTTTTTTAGATTTGACTATCTGGTATTTTGAGACTTGAGTTGACAACATGTtgcaaaaggcgggtcccgccgcccagcggccccctcacccctgtcccacgagtatgagagggagtaaatcacggtgaatacgggcccggcgatgacatggcggtcgaaggtgtttagcacggacagatattgatgttatcgcaattgctgccgcagaccttcgacctcccgacccatgttgcaagaataccatgtcataaccggttgatcccgcccgtgggggcacTTGAGTTGACAACATGCTCAATATGCAGGTGGAGATGGATCACCAAGTTTCCAAAAATAAAAGATCAATGGAAGTAACTTGTAAGAATTGGATAAGAACTGTCAATATTGAAGAGGGAGAAACATTTACTGAGGTTTTTGCCCAACTTCTAAAGTAGCCAATTTGACAGTATCCACACTCTTGAGTTGTTCGAGCTGTTTATTGCCTTGTGAATATTGAAGAGGGAGAAACATTTACTGAGGGTTTTGCCCAACTTCTAAAGTAGACAATTTGACAGTATCCACACTCTTGAGTTGTTCGAGCTGTTTATTGCCTCGACGGAGCAAATACTCAATGTAAAGGAAATTTTTTCGGTCCACAGCTTCCACATTCTTCCGAAATTCAGCTGAGACGATGGATTCAATCTGTGAGCGCTCTTCGGGTGCCTTTAGACGAGCTGCTCGGAGAAATCCTCTATATAGTCCTAGTACCTGCTTTTGCAAGCCAGAGAGCTTCGGCCGAGAAGTCATATCAAAATCCTTTAAGTTACAACGAATCACATTGCATTTGGCGAAGAACCACCTGCCCTTCTTGAGATTTCACTCAGAAGGATAGCCTAGAAACGAAAAGATATGGTTAGGCATTCATTATTGGCATTAATCATTAGAAAGTGTGTTCTTCAGGGTTGTTGTCATTCTGTTTACTGCATTGAATAAGGATTCataaaatttgttttcaaatGCATTGTTAAGATAGTCTCAGGTAAAAACTCTAATATTCGCTACTGTCATGGCACAAATATTAAGACTTGGAAAGAATAACCCTGTATCAGTAGTTGGTAAAAACTGACGGTCTACCAGGTTATTTGGAACCAAATCCTGCTGGAGTGTAATATTTCTGATGTATGATAATTTCAATTTGGCAGATGCTAAGAAACTGAAAGAACCTGCTACCAAGGAACCACCAAGTTGGAAGATAAAACTCAAAATTACTTGACCAGTGAACACTGCCATTGATTACTTGGTGCAATCATTCAAAAGTTGATAACTTGATGAGTGAATGGATAATATATTCAAGATTAATATCACATAAAGGTTTCAAACTCACAATATCATCCCAAATACTTGGCCAATTTGCAGTGTTGAACTACCACCTTCCCTTCAAAACAGTGACCTTATACTATTGATCAGTCCAACCACACTGTTTGATCCTTCTTGATGGTTTGGGCTCTCTGGCCTCAACATCCAGAACTTCTTCTAATTGCCAAGGAAATAAATACtggaatcctatgatttttgtACTGCTTGTGACTAAAATATTGTTATGGGCTTCCTCCACTTGATTGCCCTCCTATCGATTAGGGAGGGCATATACCAAACAGCAAAAAATCCTTTCTG from Zingiber officinale cultivar Zhangliang chromosome 4B, Zo_v1.1, whole genome shotgun sequence includes:
- the LOC121975438 gene encoding succinate dehydrogenase assembly factor 1, mitochondrial; amino-acid sequence: MTSRPKLSGLQKQVLGLYRGFLRAARLKAPEERSQIESIVSAEFRKNVEAVDRKNFLYIEYLLRRGNKQLEQLKSVDTVKLSTLEVGQNPQ